One part of the Tenacibaculum sp. 190130A14a genome encodes these proteins:
- a CDS encoding DUF2891 domain-containing protein: MKKIYLLGLICLGIACKQVDNKSDEAKEVKEVTAPELNLAQANKLAFLPVSCINVEYPNKLNQVIGGVEDLQSPKELHPAFYGCFDWHSSVHGHWSLVSLLKQFPNLNNAESIKQQLLANISKENIEKEVAYFHGKHNKSWERTYGWAWLLKLAEELHTWDNPVAKQLEENLQPLTDLMVTKYMEFLPKLNYPIRVGEHTNTAFGLTFAWDYANTVGNNKLKDLIKKRARDFYLKDAHCPLSWEPSGYDFLSPCLQEAAIMKRIMSAAEFRLWFADFLPQLKNKDFRLNVGEVSDRKDGKLVHLDGVNFSRAWALYKIVDGMPELKHLKNIANEHINYSLPNLVGDSYEGGHWLGSFAIYALNATKK, translated from the coding sequence ATGAAAAAAATATATCTCCTAGGATTGATTTGTTTAGGTATCGCATGTAAACAGGTTGATAATAAAAGTGATGAGGCAAAAGAGGTAAAGGAAGTAACTGCTCCTGAGTTAAATTTAGCGCAAGCAAATAAATTAGCCTTTTTACCAGTAAGTTGTATTAATGTTGAATATCCGAATAAATTAAATCAAGTTATTGGAGGTGTCGAAGACTTACAATCTCCTAAAGAGTTGCATCCTGCTTTTTATGGATGTTTTGATTGGCATTCTTCTGTTCATGGACATTGGAGTTTAGTTTCTTTACTGAAACAATTTCCGAATTTGAATAATGCTGAGTCGATTAAACAACAATTATTGGCTAATATTTCGAAAGAAAATATAGAAAAGGAAGTAGCGTATTTTCATGGAAAACATAATAAATCTTGGGAAAGAACCTATGGATGGGCTTGGTTGTTAAAATTAGCAGAAGAGTTACATACTTGGGACAACCCAGTAGCAAAACAATTAGAAGAAAATTTACAACCGCTAACCGATCTCATGGTAACAAAGTATATGGAGTTTTTACCAAAACTGAATTATCCAATTAGAGTAGGAGAGCATACCAATACGGCATTCGGACTGACTTTTGCTTGGGATTATGCGAATACTGTAGGGAATAATAAGCTAAAAGATTTGATTAAAAAGAGAGCAAGAGATTTTTACTTAAAAGATGCACATTGTCCGTTGTCATGGGAGCCAAGTGGATACGATTTCTTATCGCCATGTTTACAAGAAGCAGCTATTATGAAACGTATTATGTCGGCAGCTGAATTTAGACTTTGGTTTGCAGATTTTCTTCCGCAGTTAAAAAATAAAGATTTTAGATTGAATGTAGGAGAGGTGTCTGATAGAAAAGATGGAAAATTAGTGCATTTAGATGGTGTAAACTTTTCAAGAGCTTGGGCTTTGTATAAAATTGTTGATGGAATGCCAGAATTAAAGCATTTAAAAAATATTGCCAATGAGCATATCAATTATTCATTACCAAATTTAGTAGGTGATAGTTATGAAGGCGGACATTGGCTAGGGAGCTTTGCTATTTACGCCTTAAATGCTACAAAAAAATGA
- a CDS encoding anthranilate synthase component I family protein, with the protein MSKRTQRNFSVDDIQVFQEKLFAWAQQYETIVWLDSNNYEQEYSSFQCAVALDEFTSIKTDYHNAFDKLKEYQSYTKDYLFGYISYDVKNDTEQLSSSNFDGLHFPDLYFFQPQKLIFIKGNIVEFHYLQMIDDELEEDFEDIIETNPNIQQCPETTDEVKIKLRIHKDEYHEKVGKVLEHIHRGDIYEANFCQEFYAENTSINPFKIYQHLNKISEPPFATFFKNEEHYLLSATPERYIRKQSNKIISQPIKGTAKRLVSSIEDEKIAFDLARDEKERSENIMIVDLVRNDLSRTAKKGSVQVEELCKVYSFKQVHQLISTVVSEIENTTHPVDVIKDTFPMGSMTGAPKISAMKIIEELEETKRGLYSGTMGYFTPEGDFDFNVIIRSILYNAEEKYVSYSVGGAITAKSTPEKEYEECLLKAKAMKYVLLNN; encoded by the coding sequence ATGTCTAAAAGAACACAGCGTAACTTTTCGGTAGACGATATTCAAGTGTTTCAAGAAAAACTTTTTGCTTGGGCTCAACAATATGAAACCATTGTTTGGTTAGATTCTAACAACTATGAACAAGAATATTCTTCGTTTCAATGTGCTGTTGCCTTGGATGAGTTTACTTCTATCAAAACAGATTATCATAATGCTTTTGATAAGTTAAAAGAGTATCAATCATATACCAAAGATTACCTTTTCGGATATATTAGCTACGATGTTAAAAACGATACCGAGCAATTAAGTTCAAGTAATTTTGATGGACTTCATTTTCCTGATTTGTATTTTTTTCAACCTCAAAAATTAATATTCATAAAAGGAAATATTGTAGAGTTTCATTATTTACAAATGATTGATGATGAACTGGAAGAAGATTTTGAAGATATTATAGAAACGAATCCGAATATTCAACAGTGCCCAGAAACAACCGATGAGGTAAAAATAAAACTTCGTATTCACAAAGATGAATACCACGAAAAAGTTGGAAAGGTATTAGAACATATTCATAGAGGTGATATTTATGAAGCCAATTTTTGTCAAGAATTTTATGCTGAAAACACTTCAATTAATCCATTTAAGATTTATCAACATCTAAATAAAATATCCGAACCGCCTTTTGCGACTTTCTTTAAAAACGAGGAGCATTATTTATTATCGGCTACTCCAGAACGTTATATCAGAAAACAAAGCAATAAAATAATATCTCAACCCATTAAGGGAACTGCTAAACGACTTGTGAGTTCAATTGAAGATGAAAAAATAGCTTTTGATTTAGCTAGAGATGAAAAAGAACGTTCTGAAAACATTATGATTGTTGATTTAGTGCGTAATGATTTATCAAGAACAGCTAAAAAAGGAAGTGTACAAGTTGAAGAACTATGTAAGGTATACTCTTTTAAACAGGTACACCAATTAATTTCTACGGTTGTTTCAGAAATTGAAAACACTACCCACCCCGTAGATGTTATAAAAGACACCTTTCCTATGGGGAGCATGACAGGAGCTCCTAAAATTTCTGCCATGAAAATCATTGAAGAATTGGAAGAAACCAAACGCGGTTTATATTCTGGAACTATGGGCTATTTTACTCCAGAAGGTGATTTCGATTTCAATGTAATTATTAGAAGTATTTTATACAATGCCGAAGAAAAATACGTTTCTTATTCAGTAGGTGGTGCCATTACTGCAAAGTCTACTCCAGAAAAAGAATATGAGGAATGTCTTTTAAAAGCAAAAGCCATGAAATATGTTCTTTTAAACAACTAA
- a CDS encoding lysophospholipase, with protein sequence MTNNTFTFNFHKTTFFGQYWQPETVKAVVVLVHGMGEHSDRYHHVAEKLTAHHFGVIAFDHFGHGKTIGKRGHNPGFDAVLESVSKLIEEAKSVFGDKPMFLYGHSMGGNAVINYTLRKEHNLKGTIATSPMLKLAFQPPAWKLSIGKFMQKIAPSITLPSELETTHISRIPEEVKKYEDDSLVHDKISPNFSLSFFDAADWAIENAASLKTPMYLLHGTEDKIIDYKGTESFASKTNNATLKLYDGGYHELHNDLCKEEMLQDLVNWLDSQV encoded by the coding sequence ATGACAAACAATACATTTACCTTTAATTTTCATAAAACTACTTTTTTTGGTCAGTATTGGCAACCAGAAACCGTAAAAGCTGTAGTGGTTTTAGTGCATGGAATGGGGGAGCATTCTGATAGATATCATCATGTTGCTGAAAAATTAACAGCGCATCATTTTGGCGTAATTGCTTTTGATCACTTTGGACATGGAAAGACCATTGGAAAACGCGGACACAACCCTGGATTTGACGCAGTTTTAGAAAGTGTCTCTAAATTAATAGAAGAGGCAAAAAGTGTTTTTGGAGATAAACCTATGTTCTTGTATGGACATTCAATGGGTGGTAATGCTGTAATCAACTACACCCTTCGCAAAGAGCACAATTTAAAAGGTACTATTGCAACGAGCCCAATGTTAAAATTAGCGTTCCAACCTCCAGCTTGGAAATTATCTATTGGAAAATTTATGCAAAAGATTGCACCATCAATTACTTTACCTAGTGAATTAGAAACAACTCACATTTCACGTATTCCAGAAGAAGTAAAAAAATATGAAGATGATTCTTTAGTACACGATAAAATAAGTCCGAACTTCTCCTTGTCATTTTTTGATGCAGCTGATTGGGCAATTGAAAATGCAGCCTCTTTAAAAACTCCAATGTATTTATTACACGGGACTGAAGATAAAATTATTGATTACAAAGGAACCGAATCATTTGCTAGCAAAACAAACAACGCGACTCTAAAACTTTATGATGGAGGATATCATGAACTTCATAATGATTTGTGTAAAGAAGAGATGCTACAAGATTTGGTAAACTGGTTAGACAGTCAGGTATAA